The Nitrospirota bacterium DNA window AGCAGGAACGGCATTTACGAATGCTTCAACACTGTCAAGTTCTGTGAGTGCATCCTCAGACATGGGCGGTCAATTTAACGCTGATGCCCATGGATGGGGTGAGAATCGTTGGGGCTATTTCAATGTGTCAGGGACCGGGAACATAACTTTCAATGTGGATTACAATATGTCTCTCGCGCTGAACGAAACGCAACCTCGCCCATTAGATGAGGCCTCTGGGTTTTTAGAGTTGGATATGTTCTTACAAAATCAAACCACCCTTAATGAGGCGTTTGCGCATGACGAGATAAACTACCCTAACTGGAATCCGCCTCTCAATGGGACATTGAACGACTCCGGTAAGCTGATTGTTACTCTGGGATTTGATGATGGAGACCAGGGCTATATGCGGGCAGGCGTTGCCAGCCATGTGCAGGCTGCCAGTGTTGCTCCCGAGCCGGTAAGCTCTATCCTCTTTCTCACAGGCGGAGCGGTTATGGCAGGGAAAAGATATCTGAGAAAAAAGAGAAAGACATAGACAATTAAATCCCTAATTCTAATTCCAAACCGTCAGGAGTTTCCTCCTGACGGTTTATTTTCTCCTTACTTCCGCGGCAAGAGAAACTCACACACAAATAACATTTTTTGCCCTATGTTCCACGTGGAACATTTCCCATTGACGCTGGCATGAGTGTTATGTTTTAATAACCATTAGGCAAAAAACTATAAACTTATTCACTAATAAATAACATTATGTTAATTCTTGGCATAGACACCTCCTGTGATGACACGGCTGCTTCAGTTATTGAGGACGGGGTAAATATTCTTTCCAACATCGTTTCCTCTCAGGACGAAGTCCACAAAAAATACGGCGGTATTGTGCCTGAACTTGCCTCCAGAAGGCATATTGAAATGATATTACCTGTAGTTGATGAGGCATTGAAAAAAGCAGCAGGGGTAGCTTTTAAAGATATTTCAGCAATCTCAGTGTGCAAGGGACCCGGTCTGATAGGCTCCCTGCTTGTTGGGGTATGTTTTGCTAAGTCATTGTCATTTGTTCACAATATTCCTTTGGTGGCTGTAAATCACCTTGAAGGGCATGTTTTTTCATCTTTTCTTGATGGGGTAAAGCCTGAATTCCCATTCCTTGCACTGATAGTCTCAGGTGGGCATACAAGCATTTACAGGGTAGATGGATTTGGACTTTATAAAGAGCTTGGCAGGACAAGGGATGATGCCGCAGGCGAGGCATACGATAAGGTGGCAAAACTCTTAGGGCTTGGGTATCCCGGAGGGCCGATAATTGACATGCTTGCGCAGGACGGCAATCCTGAGGCAATTGGTTTTCCGCGAGCGTATCTTCCCGGCACTTCTGACTTTAGCTTTAGCGGGCTGAAAACTGCAGTGAAGATAGAAATTGAGAAGATGGGAAGATTGGAAGATGAGAAAAGGCTCTTAACTTCTCAACCTCTGAATTTCTTAACTTCTGCTGTACTCAACGATATCGCCGCCAGTTTCCAGTCAGCAGTCATTGAGGTGCTGATTGAAAAGACAGTTGCGTCTGCAAAAGAGCAAGGGTTGAATAATATTGCCCTTAGCGGCGGGGTCTCGGCAAATAAGTCATTGCGCGAGAAGATTACGGAACATGCACAAAAAGAGGGAATAAAGGTCTTTTTACCGCCATTAAATCTCTGCACAGATAATGCGGCAATGATTGCGGCAGCCGGCTATTATCACTTCAAGACAGGGCAACTCGCTGATTTTATGCTGAATCCAGAGGCGTACTTGCATCTGTAACGGCAAGTGAGAACTGAGAAATGGGAACTGGGAAATAGAAAGTAAGAAATAAAAACTAAGAACTGAGAAGTGACAACTGAGAGAAACAGAAGGCTTGGGTATCTGAAAAAGTTTAGGCGACTCCTTACCTGCCATGTTGCCATGTTTTCTTTAACAGTTATTTATTAGATACAAAACTATAGCGGTTGCAACATGGCATTTATGAATCATTGTCGCTTGCTAAAATTTTGAAGATATTCAAGCCTGCTGTCTGGATTAGAACTGGTAAGTTGCCGACATGGATGCCCTCAAAATCTTTAGAAAAGCAACATTAATTATTTGGATGCCATGTTGCAAATTCTTAGCGTTTTTTGAATTGCTGCACAAAATATAAATAAGGCAACATGGCTTTAACTGTGTTGCCTCTAAAGCTTTTTAAGACATCCATGCCGGCTTAGCTCTTACTTCTCAGTTCTTAGTTTCTAAACTCCTAACCTTGCCTACCGGCAGGCAAGCTCTTAACTCTCAACTCGCGGGCTTTAGCCTGCGGTTTGTCAGCAACCTGCTAACATTGTCTTAGCCCTCAGGTTATTCCTCTTTTGTAAAGCAGAAAAATAACCGCAGATATAAAGAGCGCTAAGCTTATACCCTGTGATGTTGAAATGCCGTCAAAGAGAAATCCCCTTGCCATATCCCCTCTAAAAAATTCAATTGTAAACCTTACGGCAGAGTAATACATCAGATACAAAGCAAAGATCTGTCCATCAAAACGCTTGTGCCTTTGAAATAAAAGGAGTAAGAAAAAAATCACAAGATTTGCGAGCACTTCATAAAGCTGTGTCGGGTGAAGAGGCACGCCTGTTATCGCTAATGAATTGGGGTCAGTGAAAACTACGCCCCATGGCAGGGTTGTCGGTTTGCCATGACAGCATCCTGCGGAAAAACATCCGAGCCTGCCGATTGCATGCGCTATTGCCAATGCTGGCGCAAATATATCTGCCACTTTTCCAAATGACAGGGCATTTTTTCTGAGATACAAGATTACAACCGGAAGGGCAAGCAATAGTCCTCCGAAGAAAACAAGCCCGCCCTCCCACAATTTAAAAATATCCAAAGGATGTTTAATATAATACTCATATTCAATGATTACAAATAGAAGTCTTGAGCCGACAATTGCAGATATTAAAATATAAAAGCCTAAGTCAAGTATTTTTTCCTTCGGTATTCCTTGTTTTTTTGCCTGATTTATTGCGACAAAAAGCCCTGCTATAAAACCCGCTGCAACAAGGGCTCCATAGGTATGTAAGGTAAGCGGTCCTATTTTACAGAGAATTGGATGCATAAAAAATAAATTTAAAAATAAAAAAGTAAAAATGAACTACCCCGCAGTCCCGACATTTCGGGATGAGGTATCAAAATTGAAAACGACTTTTCACTATGTCATTCTGGCTTGTCCAGAATCTCTCTGAGAAGGATTCCCGTCAAGCGGGAATGACAGAGGGGTAGCCAATTTTTTATTTTTCAATTTGTCATTTAGTTGCATGCCTCCTTAAGCTTAAATTAGCAACGAGAAAAATTATAATCCCCACAGTCAGCGCTGAGTCAGCAACATTAAATGCAGGCCAGTGCCAATCACCAATAAAAAAGTCAATAAAATCAATAACTTTGCCCACAGTAAGCCTGTCTATTAAATTCCCGGTCGCCCCGCCTATGATGAGTGCAGATGCAAAAAGTTCAAGCCCGTGCAATAACTTCAGGGCGTAGATTATTATCATGCTCATAGCTGCAAGATAAATCGCTATAAAAACATAATTGCTTACGCCGGCGAAAAGCCCGAATGCTGCGCCCGGGTTTCTTACATGTACAATTCTTAAAAATGGTAGCAGGTCAATAAACTCATACGGGGTTACATATTCCACAATTGCCATTTTGGTAATGTAATCAAGAATTATGACAGTGACGGAGATTATGCCGGCAAATAACCACTTTGGATTTTTTAACATTAAGCCTTTAACACCCCAAAACATTTTCCGCAGACCGAAGGATGCGCTTCATGCTCTCCTACGCTCGTACTCCAGCTCCAGCATCTTTCACATTTTCCGCCTTCTGCCTTGCTGACTGAGACGACAAGTCCGTTAATCTCAGGGCTTTTGTAAACACCCTCAGTCCTTGTTGTCTCTTTTAAGATTTCAGCTCGTGAAACTATAAAAAGCGCTGGAAGAAATGTTTCCTGCTCCTTGAGCACAGCATAATTTACTTCATTTACATAAAGCACAACCTTTGCCTCAAGTGAATTGCCGATGAACTTTTCCTGCCGCTTAATCTCTAATGCCTTGTTAACCTCATCACGTATTTTTAAAAGCGCTCCCCATTTCTCTTCCAGATTTTTATCGTAGAACTCTTCATTAACCACAGGGAAAGAAGAAAGGAATATGCTCTCCTCTCCTTGAACCCTTGAACCCTTGAACCCTTGAACCCTGTCTTTCTCAAGATGCTGCCATATTTCCTCTGCAGTAAAAGGGAGCGCCGGCGCCATCATCTTCGTAAGCGATGTAAGAATTTGATAAAGCACCCACTGCGCCGCCTTTCTTTCTCCGGAATCTGCCTTAAATGTGTAGAGCCTGTCCTTAAGCACATCAAGATAAAATGCGCTCATCTCCGTTACGCAGAAATTATAGATTGAATGAAAAACCTCATGAAACGCAAACTCCTCATATGCCCTGCCTGCTTTTTTTATAAGGCTTTGAAGCAGGCTCATGGCATGTCTGTCTATTTCAAGCAGGGCATCTTTTTTTATTGCCGTTTCCGGGTCATAATCATAAAGATTGCCTAACATAAATCTGCAGGTGTTTCTTATTTTCCTGTAAGCCTCAACAAGCCTGTCAAGGATCTCCTTTGAAATCCTCATGTCTTCCCTGTAATCAGCGGCAGACACCCAGAGCCTTAATATTTCCGCTCCGTGTTTATTTATAATTTCCTCCGGAGAGATGACGTTTCCCTGAGATTTGGACATCTTTTTCCCCTGCCCGTCAACGACAAAGCCGTGAGTAAGCACTGCCCTGTAAGGCGCCCTGCTTCTTGTGCCTGTTGAGGCCAGCAGGGCGCTCTGAAACCATCCCCTATGCTGGTCGCTGCCTTCAAGATACATGTCAGCAGGCCATGAAAGCCTTTCATCCGCTTCCATGACTGCGGCATGGCTCACCCCTGAGTCAAACCACACATCAAGGATGTCCCTCTCTTTTGTAAATTCTGATGAAGAACATTTGGGACATTTGTAGCCCAAAGGCAGAAGCTCTGCCGGTAATTTTTCAAACCAGACGTCTGTGCCTTTAGCCTCAACCTCCTGCACAATTTTATCAAGGACCATCTTATCAACTACAAATTCTTTGCATTTTTTGCACTGGAATAATGCTATGGGCACTCCCCATGACCTCTGTCTTGAGATGCACCAGTCAGGCCTGTTTTTAACCATGCCGGAAATCCTGTCTTGGCCCCATGCCGGCACCCACCTGACATTTTCTATTTCAGCAAGCGCATTTTTTCTTAAATCATGTTTTTCCATCGAGATAAACCACTGCTCGGTTGCCCTGAAAATGACAGGTTTTTTACACCGCCAGCAGTGTGGATAGGAGTGCGTTACCTTCCCTGCATCGCCAAGCAGGGCATTTATGCCTTTAAGCTTTTCAATAATAGCCGCATTTGTCTTAAAGACATGCTGTCCTTCAAACTCTTTCACATCTTCTGTAAATAGTCCTTTCTGGTCAACAGGCGCAAAGACTTCAAGATTGTATTTTAATGCCATTTCATAGTCGTCTTCACCATGCCCCGGCGCCGTGTGCACTACGCCGGTGCCCTGTTCTAAAGTCACATGCTCTCCGGTAATGGTTTTAACTTCACGGTCAATCCATGGGTGAAGGCAGGCAATCCCTTGCAGTTCAGCGCCTGTCCATCTTCCCTCTGAAACTGAATAACTACCTTCTTTATAACCTGTTTTTTCCATGCAGTCTTTAATTAAATCCTCTGCAATGATAAGCCCCTTGCCATTAATTTTTACAAGACGGTATATAAGCTGCGGATGCAATGCCAAAGCCATATTTGCAGGAATGGTCCAAGGGGTAGTAGTCCAGATAACGAAAGAGACGGTTGACAGTGAACCGTTAACAGTTAACAGTGAAGGATTTTTAACTTTAAACTTCACATAAACTGATGGGGATTCTTTGTCGGCATATTCCACCTCTGCGTCTGCAAGCGCCGTAATACAGGACGGACACCAGTGTACAGGTTTTTTGCCTTTATAAACATAGCCATTTCCCACAAACTTGCAAAACTCCCTCACAATTGACGCCTCGTAAGAATACGTCATCGTTAGATATGGTTTTCCCCAGTCTCCAAAGACGCCGAGACGCTGAAATTCTTTCCGCTGTATGTCTACAAATTTTAAGGCGTATTCCCTGCAAAGCTGTCTTTTCTTAAGAAGTATCTCTGTTTTTTCTTTATCCGTTAACTTGTTACTTGTAACTTGTAACTTGTTACTTTCCTTATCCACCTGATGCTCTATCGGCAGTCCGTGACAATCCCATCCCGGAACATACGGTGAATAATAGCCCTGCATTGATTTGTATTTAACAATAATGTCCTTGAGAATCTTATTCAGGGCGTGCCCAAGGTGGATATGTCCGTTGGCATAAGGCGGCCCATCATGCAGGATATAAACCTTGGACATGTCTTTTTCCTGCATTTTCTGATATGTGTTGTTCTTCTCCCAGAAATTTAGCAATTCCTGTTCTTTCTGGACAAGATTTGCCTTCATCGGGAATGCTGTCCGTGGCAGATTTAGGGTATTTTTGTAATCAGTGGCCATAGTTCAATCTTAATCCTGTTTTTGAATTATAAAAACAAATGAAGCTTTAAAATTAACATCTCAAAGAAGTTTGTGTCAAGGCAATCACTTAGTTTGTTTTGCTAACCCTGTTAATCTTAATTGTAAACACAGCCAACATCAACCTGCTAATTGCTTGATGCCTGCTAATTGCTTGACATCTAATTAGAAAATGTGATAATAATATTAACACACAGAATGAAGCACATATCAGTAATATTACTTATCCTCTGTATCTTGCCTTATCTCTTTATCATACCGATGATGGGCTGTGCCGGCTCCGGAGACAGGGATTGTTCTATGCTGTCTCTGAAGATAATATTGTTCAGGATAATAATGAGCAAAATAATGGGCGGCGTTTTTATACTTGCAGGGGTGCTGATATGCCTGATTATACCGCAGGGATATACTGTTTTGGCAGACATCCCAAAAAAATTTAAGGGCCTCCTTTTTCCGTCAATAAAAGACAGGCCTCCGCAACTTTCTTACTGCATTTAATACGCCATAGGCGTATTAACAAGCATTGCCCCCTGCAGGCTTTATTCCGGCAGAAAAGAGAAATTTCACACTGTTTAGTTTACAATTAGGATAAAGCGCAGCGCTTTGAATGCCTGATTTTCATTATAGTGCGAAGCTGTAGACGGAATGG harbors:
- the ileS gene encoding isoleucine--tRNA ligase, coding for MATDYKNTLNLPRTAFPMKANLVQKEQELLNFWEKNNTYQKMQEKDMSKVYILHDGPPYANGHIHLGHALNKILKDIIVKYKSMQGYYSPYVPGWDCHGLPIEHQVDKESNKLQVTSNKLTDKEKTEILLKKRQLCREYALKFVDIQRKEFQRLGVFGDWGKPYLTMTYSYEASIVREFCKFVGNGYVYKGKKPVHWCPSCITALADAEVEYADKESPSVYVKFKVKNPSLLTVNGSLSTVSFVIWTTTPWTIPANMALALHPQLIYRLVKINGKGLIIAEDLIKDCMEKTGYKEGSYSVSEGRWTGAELQGIACLHPWIDREVKTITGEHVTLEQGTGVVHTAPGHGEDDYEMALKYNLEVFAPVDQKGLFTEDVKEFEGQHVFKTNAAIIEKLKGINALLGDAGKVTHSYPHCWRCKKPVIFRATEQWFISMEKHDLRKNALAEIENVRWVPAWGQDRISGMVKNRPDWCISRQRSWGVPIALFQCKKCKEFVVDKMVLDKIVQEVEAKGTDVWFEKLPAELLPLGYKCPKCSSSEFTKERDILDVWFDSGVSHAAVMEADERLSWPADMYLEGSDQHRGWFQSALLASTGTRSRAPYRAVLTHGFVVDGQGKKMSKSQGNVISPEEIINKHGAEILRLWVSAADYREDMRISKEILDRLVEAYRKIRNTCRFMLGNLYDYDPETAIKKDALLEIDRHAMSLLQSLIKKAGRAYEEFAFHEVFHSIYNFCVTEMSAFYLDVLKDRLYTFKADSGERKAAQWVLYQILTSLTKMMAPALPFTAEEIWQHLEKDRVQGFKGSRVQGEESIFLSSFPVVNEEFYDKNLEEKWGALLKIRDEVNKALEIKRQEKFIGNSLEAKVVLYVNEVNYAVLKEQETFLPALFIVSRAEILKETTRTEGVYKSPEINGLVVSVSKAEGGKCERCWSWSTSVGEHEAHPSVCGKCFGVLKA
- the tsaD gene encoding tRNA (adenosine(37)-N6)-threonylcarbamoyltransferase complex transferase subunit TsaD, which codes for MLILGIDTSCDDTAASVIEDGVNILSNIVSSQDEVHKKYGGIVPELASRRHIEMILPVVDEALKKAAGVAFKDISAISVCKGPGLIGSLLVGVCFAKSLSFVHNIPLVAVNHLEGHVFSSFLDGVKPEFPFLALIVSGGHTSIYRVDGFGLYKELGRTRDDAAGEAYDKVAKLLGLGYPGGPIIDMLAQDGNPEAIGFPRAYLPGTSDFSFSGLKTAVKIEIEKMGRLEDEKRLLTSQPLNFLTSAVLNDIAASFQSAVIEVLIEKTVASAKEQGLNNIALSGGVSANKSLREKITEHAQKEGIKVFLPPLNLCTDNAAMIAAAGYYHFKTGQLADFMLNPEAYLHL
- the lgt gene encoding prolipoprotein diacylglyceryl transferase, with the protein product MHPILCKIGPLTLHTYGALVAAGFIAGLFVAINQAKKQGIPKEKILDLGFYILISAIVGSRLLFVIIEYEYYIKHPLDIFKLWEGGLVFFGGLLLALPVVILYLRKNALSFGKVADIFAPALAIAHAIGRLGCFSAGCCHGKPTTLPWGVVFTDPNSLAITGVPLHPTQLYEVLANLVIFFLLLLFQRHKRFDGQIFALYLMYYSAVRFTIEFFRGDMARGFLFDGISTSQGISLALFISAVIFLLYKRGIT
- the lspA gene encoding signal peptidase II, whose translation is MLKNPKWLFAGIISVTVIILDYITKMAIVEYVTPYEFIDLLPFLRIVHVRNPGAAFGLFAGVSNYVFIAIYLAAMSMIIIYALKLLHGLELFASALIIGGATGNLIDRLTVGKVIDFIDFFIGDWHWPAFNVADSALTVGIIIFLVANLSLRRHATK